Proteins from a genomic interval of Plasmodium reichenowi strain SY57 chromosome 11, whole genome shotgun sequence:
- a CDS encoding hypothetical protein (conserved Plasmodium protein, unknown function), which produces MKSVDIIKCDMCFFSHDGLFLIYTIINKIFVIQVKNFEMYRIYVESYKIDDIKLSSDNIHFLTLIKNKGCVCIYSFYKNNLINKICDYFQTYDHSFFLSKNNNIGIVKYEKKCLTIYNMNNPEKCLINIENIKYQNKGYCSNYINTIFACLVENKKDINILLLSLYNYTIIKIIKCINFFPNDILFSKSDHIIAYSNKNKSLHIYSADGDLLYVYKYAEDLGGINVVSINEMKNTLSLGLENGYVKILCLENFKEIKFFFLDNTLQMNDKLNIYKENISSKNHINDILSTKRKKNEHFSFYTNVSEGIKEGEYKLKREKGPVEVSTKVGITFLSFSICGNYLSVLNENHNNVVRIYETKNYSCIAILHQKNKVTFIQWDNILYKPRLLICTCTCYLFMWLPFECYVIKISNDFVCKEAEWNNDGTLLLTKNDNSLALFYPRKK; this is translated from the exons ATGAAAAGTGTTGACATTATTAAATGTGATATGTGTTTCTTTTCACATGATggtttatttttaatatacacaattataaataagatatttgtaatacaagtaaaaaattttgaaatgtatagaatatatgtagaaagttataaaatagatgatattaaattatcaagtgataatattcattttcttacgttaataaaaaataaaggatGTGTGTgtatttattctttttataaaaataatttaataaataaaatatgcGATTATTTTCAAACCTATGACCATTCGTTTTTCTTATcgaaaaataataacattggtatagtaaaatatgaaaag AAATGCTTAaccatatataatatgaataatcCAGAAAAATGCTTAATAAAcatagaaaatattaagtATCAAAATAAAGGATATTGCtcaaattatataaatactaTATTTGCTTGTTTGGTTGAAAATAAGAAAgatataaacattttattgttgtccttatataattatactattataaaaattattaaatgtatCAACTTTTTTCCGAATGACATATTATTTAGTAAATCTGATCACATAATAGCCTACAGCaataaaaacaaatcattacatatatatagtgCTGATGGGGACCTGTTATATGTCTATAAGTATGCTGAAGATTTGGGAg GCATTAATGTTGTATCtataaatgaaatgaaaaatacACTTTCCTTAGGATTAGAAAATGGATAT GTGAAAATTTTGTGTCTGGaaaattttaaagaaaTCAAGTTTTTCTTTTTGGATAACACACTGCAAATGAATGACAAGCTt aacatatataaagaaaatatttcatcAAAAAATCATATTAATGACATCCTTTCGACAAA aaggaaaaaaaatgaacacttttcattttatacAAATG TGTCGGAAGGTATAAAAGAAGGAGAATACAAACTAAAGCGTGAAAAG gGCCCTGTTGAAGTTAGCACAAAAGTAGgaataacatttttatcCTTTAGTATATGTGGAAATTATTTATCTGTATTAAACG aaaACCATAACAATGTGGTGAGGATATAcgaaacaaaaaattattcatGTATAGCAATATTacatcaaaaaaataaagtgACCTTTATACAGTGggataatatattgtataaaccgag GCTTTTAATATGTACATGTACATGTTACTTGTTTATGTGGCTACCTTTTGAATGTTATGTAATTAAAATATCGAATG ACTTTGTGTGTAAAGAAGCAGAATGGAATAATGATGGAACCTTGCTACTAACCAAAAATGAT AATAGTCTAGCATTATTTTATccaagaaaaaaataa
- a CDS encoding hypothetical protein (conserved Plasmodium protein, unknown function), producing the protein MRKIIPLLYSIIIFFVYKGWSYKYNVEGKEVKVIYTNDSNKNKKKNELNNFEYIYLNENEENYNISSSDLNDINIEEEDIYFYKSFTKIINYFKYRIPANINFTFEYNDGDIILLDKKKKGVTCKINNLFYSESGLKYLDRKNELYVKSEAFVIKHGNRENNRNNDNNESINNRNNNNNNNNNNNNNNNYNNNNNYNNNYNNNNYYNNNNNYYYNNSLNSSVREGEFISGAALCENLNKNYLPKKMLCFPSSNKNNELNITFVKNEEYKELMELYMKGIKKDNTYLLKKIANYFKSVLNLNYDVKNISYYIFCKTLQCNLQNVFVLPYESEEEYKMQNIIWSYNNEQIALSNSFMYNNILGNEKIGNRNIIWRHENNNIVKHNISKCNSIFFNEMEYYNCYKNLENVYEILLYKETNVLNKYITNKSIIKNISSVNRYTAIFYDDNDYVILLKDYKYYISFQLKNVIDLVLFQDTINEISFYYINFESNNMLLRIYKCALNNNELKCTDISYIPYEINAKEKFIYLSTNQKKDVSSVFVSTNTKVWKIYHTQQDNNNNSNNNNSNNNNSNNNDNNLYSRKLIDSIQNTNEEYFGHINCYGIEATYERKLLSKYLNNIPDDNKNVVGCSYLKYYNNSSSKALLISFIENAHFIQRTYHVVKNKNIIVSSGTTKLIIRVNELFDMIIMFVIFLILLLSVYLIYKLLFTKKMKVRRMKHYFFDDAKNSCPSTVGH; encoded by the exons atgagaaaaataataccTCTTTTGTACTcgataattatattttttgtttataaaGGTTGgtcatataaatataatgttgAAGGGAAAGAAGTGAAAGTAATATATACGAATGATTctaataagaataaaaagaagaatgaattgaataattttgaatatatatatttaaatgagAATGAAGagaattataatataagtAGTTCTGATTtgaatgatataaatatagaagaagaggatatatatttttataaaagttttacaaaaataataaattattttaaatacCGAATTCCAGCTAATATCAATTTTACATTTGAATATAATGACGgtgatataatattattggataaaaagaaaaaaggtGTTACttgtaaaataaataatttattttattctgAATCGGgtttaaaatatttagaTAGAAAGAATgaattatatgtaaaaagTGAAGCATTTGTTATAAAGCATGGAAATCGGGAAAATAATAGgaataatgataataatgaaagtataaataatcgtaataataacaacaacaataataataataataataataataataattacaataataataataattacaataataattacaataataataattattacaataataataataattattattataataattctcTTAATTCTTCCGTGAGAGAAGGTGAATTTATTAGTGGTGCTGCTCTATGCGAAAATCTAAATAAGAACTACCTCCCAAAAAAGATGTTATGTTTTCCAtcatcaaataaaaataacgAATTGAATATTACAtttgtaaaaaatgaagaatataaaGAACTTATGGAATTATACATGAAAGGTATTAAAAAGGACAACACGTATTTGTTAAAAAAGATAGCTAATTATTTTAAGAGTGTATTAAATTTGAATTATGATGTTAAGAATAtatcttattatattttttgtaaaacATTACAATGTAATTTACAAAATGTGTTTGTTTTACCTTATGAAAGTgaagaagaatataaaatgcagaatattatatggtcttataataatgaacaGATTGCTTTAAGTAATAGCTTTATGTACAATAATATCTTGggaaatgaaaaaataggaaatagaaatattatatggagacatgaaaataataatattgtaaaacataatatttctaAATGTAATagcatattttttaatgaaatggaatattataattgttataaaaatttagaaaatgtatatgaaatattattatataaagaaacaaatgtattaaataaatatattacaaataaatctataataaaaaatatatcatctGTTAATCGCTATACAGCTATATtttatgatgataatgattatgttatattattaaaagattataaatattatatatcttttcaattaaaaaatgttatagATCTAGTTTTATTTCAGGATACAATCAATGAAATAtccttttattatataaattttgaAAGCAATAATATGTTgttaagaatatataaatgtgctctaaataataatgagCTAAAATGTACAGACATATCCTATATTCCCTATGAAATCAATGCTAAGGagaaatttatatatttatcaacAAACCAGAAGAAGGACGTATCATCTGTTTTCGTAAGTACCAACACGAAAGTGTGGAAAATATACCACACTCAACaggataataataacaatagtaataataacaatagtaataataacaatagtaataataatgataataatttgtatAGTAGAAAACTCATAGATTCCATACAAAATACGAATGAAGAATATTTTGGACATATTAACTGTTACGGTATCGAAGCTACATATGAAAGAAAACTCTTATCcaaatatttaaataatatacctgatgataataaaaacgTTGTAGGATGTTCATACCTTAAATATTACAATAATAGTTCATCTAAAGctttattaatttcttttattgAAAATGCTCATTTTATACAACGTACATATCATGTagttaaaaataaaaatattattgtatCTAGTGGTACTACTAAGTTAATTATAAGGGTGAACGAACTTTTCGATATGATAATTATgtttgttatatttttgatcCTCCTCTTGAGTGtctatttaatatataaacttCTCTTTACTAA AAAAATGAAGGTAAGACGAATGAAGCATTATTTCTTCGACGATGCTAAAAATAGCTGTCCCTCGACTGTAGGCCATTGA